From the genome of Streptomyces sp. NBC_00659, one region includes:
- the tsaE gene encoding tRNA (adenosine(37)-N6)-threonylcarbamoyltransferase complex ATPase subunit type 1 TsaE, with amino-acid sequence MEAPAAAHNPAEPAQDGVGVQITVNSPEQMQELGRRLAKLLRAGDLVMLNGELGAGKTTLTRGLGEGLGVRGAVTSPTFVIARVHPSLGDGPPLVHVDAYRLGGGLDEMEDLDLDVSLSDSVIVVEWGEGKVEELTDDRLHVVIHRAVGDTTDEVRHVTVTGLGRRWAAADLTVLAA; translated from the coding sequence ATGGAAGCACCAGCAGCAGCGCACAACCCGGCTGAGCCCGCCCAGGACGGCGTCGGCGTGCAGATCACCGTCAACTCCCCCGAGCAGATGCAGGAGTTGGGCCGTAGGCTCGCCAAGCTGCTGCGCGCGGGCGACCTCGTGATGCTGAACGGCGAGCTCGGCGCGGGCAAGACCACGCTGACCCGCGGGCTCGGCGAGGGGCTCGGCGTCCGCGGCGCGGTCACCTCGCCCACCTTCGTCATCGCCCGTGTGCACCCCTCCCTCGGTGACGGACCGCCGCTCGTGCACGTGGACGCGTACCGCCTCGGCGGCGGGCTCGACGAGATGGAGGACCTCGACCTCGACGTCTCGCTCTCCGACTCCGTGATCGTCGTGGAGTGGGGCGAGGGCAAGGTCGAGGAGCTGACCGACGACCGGCTGCACGTCGTCATCCACCGGGCCGTCGGGGACACCACCGACGAGGTGCGGCACGTGACGGTCACGGGACTCGGGCGGCGCTGGGCCGCCGCCGATCTGACGGTGCTCGCGGCCTGA
- a CDS encoding carbohydrate ABC transporter permease, producing MSQVKGGPRNDAGRPRSARRNRAGRPSAALALPGVLFFAFFALAPMVLAFYLSFTRWNGLGDPQPAGLANWRKLLSDDRLTQSLTVTVGLTVVSWAFQTVISLLLGVWAAGRQRNRAVLSAIFFVPFLLSSTAISLLFYALLDPNFGIIHKDTLGTTSGAFLAIVFVGGWQFIPFHTLIYQGGARQIPEVLYQAAAIDGAGRLRQFFSITLPQLRNTATTSGVLMVVGSLTYFETVLILTQGGPGTDTAILPYLMYEAGFKSYDFGYASAVASFLVLAATALSLLMVKLSGFGAMRSTREGM from the coding sequence GTGTCGCAGGTCAAGGGCGGCCCGCGGAACGACGCGGGCCGCCCCCGCTCCGCCCGGCGCAACAGGGCCGGCCGCCCGAGCGCGGCGCTGGCCCTCCCCGGCGTCCTGTTCTTCGCGTTCTTCGCCCTCGCCCCGATGGTCCTGGCCTTCTACCTGTCGTTCACCAGATGGAACGGCCTGGGCGATCCGCAGCCGGCCGGTCTGGCCAACTGGCGCAAGCTGCTGAGCGACGACCGGCTCACCCAGTCCCTGACGGTCACCGTCGGACTGACCGTGGTGAGCTGGGCGTTCCAGACGGTGATCTCCCTGCTGCTCGGGGTGTGGGCGGCTGGCAGGCAGCGCAACCGCGCGGTCCTCTCGGCGATCTTCTTCGTGCCGTTCTTGCTGTCGTCGACGGCGATCTCGCTGCTGTTCTACGCGCTCCTCGACCCGAACTTCGGCATCATCCACAAGGACACCCTGGGCACGACCAGCGGCGCGTTCCTCGCGATCGTGTTCGTCGGCGGCTGGCAGTTCATCCCCTTCCACACCCTGATCTACCAGGGCGGGGCACGGCAGATCCCCGAGGTGCTCTACCAGGCGGCGGCGATCGACGGGGCCGGGCGCCTGCGGCAGTTCTTCTCGATCACCCTGCCGCAGCTCCGCAACACCGCGACGACGTCCGGTGTGCTGATGGTCGTCGGTTCGCTGACGTACTTCGAGACGGTCCTGATCCTCACCCAGGGCGGTCCGGGCACCGACACGGCGATCCTGCCGTACCTGATGTACGAGGCGGGCTTCAAGAGCTACGACTTCGGCTACGCGAGCGCCGTCGCCTCGTTCCTGGTGCTCGCGGCGACCGCGCTGTCCCTGCTGATGGTGAAGCTGTCCGGCTTCGGCGCGATGCGCAGTACCAGGGAAGGGATGTGA
- the tsaB gene encoding tRNA (adenosine(37)-N6)-threonylcarbamoyltransferase complex dimerization subunit type 1 TsaB, translated as MLLLALDTATPAVTVALHDGTSVIASSSQVDARRHGELLLPAVDRVLTEAGLKLDAVTGIVVGVGPGPYTGLRVGLMTADTFGVALGVPVHGVCTLDGLAYAADVEGPFVVATDARRKEVYWARYADRLTRLSEPAVDRPAEIDEAVTALPAVGAGALLYPGTFADARAPENVSAAALASLAAGKLAAGEELEPPRPLYLRRPDAQVPKNYKVVTPK; from the coding sequence GTGCTCTTGCTCGCTCTGGATACCGCCACCCCCGCCGTGACCGTCGCCCTGCACGACGGCACGTCCGTCATCGCCTCGTCGAGCCAGGTGGACGCGCGCCGGCACGGGGAGCTGCTGCTGCCGGCCGTCGACCGGGTGCTCACCGAGGCAGGCCTCAAGCTGGACGCCGTCACCGGCATCGTCGTGGGCGTCGGCCCCGGCCCGTACACGGGGCTGCGCGTCGGCCTCATGACCGCCGACACCTTCGGAGTCGCGCTCGGCGTGCCCGTGCACGGTGTGTGCACCCTCGACGGGCTCGCGTACGCGGCCGATGTGGAGGGACCGTTCGTCGTCGCCACGGACGCCCGGCGCAAGGAGGTCTACTGGGCGCGGTACGCCGACCGCCTCACCCGGCTGTCGGAGCCCGCCGTGGACCGCCCCGCCGAGATCGACGAGGCCGTCACCGCGCTGCCCGCCGTCGGCGCGGGCGCCCTCCTGTACCCCGGCACCTTCGCCGACGCCCGCGCCCCCGAGAACGTCTCGGCCGCGGCCCTCGCCTCCCTGGCCGCCGGGAAACTGGCCGCCGGTGAGGAACTGGAGCCGCCCAGGCCGCTGTATCTGCGCCGCCCGGACGCCCAGGTGCCCAAGAACTACAAGGTGGTCACCCCCAAGTGA
- the rimI gene encoding ribosomal protein S18-alanine N-acetyltransferase: MRWWDIDPVLELEKELFPVDAWSRGMFWSELAHARGPEATRRYLVACDGDALVGYAGLAASGDLGDVQTIAVRRDQWGTGLGGVLLTELLRAASDFDCAEVMLECRVDNVRAQKLYERFGFEPIGFRRGYYQPGNVDALVMRLHDPSTSVQGTETHG; encoded by the coding sequence ATGCGCTGGTGGGACATCGATCCCGTACTGGAGCTGGAGAAGGAACTCTTCCCCGTCGACGCCTGGTCCCGGGGCATGTTCTGGTCCGAACTGGCCCACGCCCGGGGACCGGAGGCCACCCGGCGCTACCTGGTCGCCTGCGACGGCGACGCGCTCGTCGGATACGCCGGGCTCGCCGCCTCGGGTGACCTGGGCGACGTGCAGACGATCGCGGTGCGGCGGGACCAGTGGGGCACCGGCCTGGGCGGCGTGCTGCTCACCGAACTGCTCCGGGCCGCCAGCGACTTCGACTGCGCCGAGGTGATGCTCGAGTGCCGCGTGGACAACGTCCGCGCGCAGAAGCTCTACGAGCGCTTCGGCTTCGAGCCCATCGGCTTCCGGCGCGGCTACTACCAGCCGGGGAACGTGGACGCCCTGGTGATGCGGCTGCACGACCCATCGACCTCCGTACAAGGAACAGAGACCCATGGCTGA
- the alr gene encoding alanine racemase, with translation MTETAHPRTAPLRARAEIDLAALRANVRALRAHAPTAALMAVVKSDAYGHGAVQCARAAREAGATWLGTATPEEALALRAAGLPGRVMCWLWTPGGPWAEAIEADVDVSVSGMWALREAVAAAEAVGTRARVQLKADTGLGRAGCQPADWAELVAEALAAEARGLITVTGLWSHFACADEPGHPSTKAQLALFREMVSYAEEQGVRPEVRHIANSPAALTLPESHFDLVRTGIAVYGISPSPEIGTPADFGLRPVMTLSASLALVKHVPSGHGVSYGHHYVTPGETTLGLVPVGYADGIPRHASGTGPVLVGGKWRTVAGRVAMDQFVVDLGGDEPEPGARAVLFGPGDGGEPTAEDWARAAGTIAYEIVTRIGTRVPRVYVKVKEEQDG, from the coding sequence ATGACAGAGACAGCACACCCGCGGACAGCGCCCCTGCGCGCCCGCGCCGAGATCGATCTGGCCGCCCTGCGCGCCAACGTGCGGGCCCTGCGTGCCCACGCGCCGACCGCGGCCCTGATGGCCGTGGTCAAGTCCGACGCGTACGGCCACGGCGCGGTCCAGTGCGCCCGCGCCGCGCGCGAGGCGGGCGCCACCTGGCTGGGTACGGCCACTCCGGAGGAGGCGCTCGCCCTGCGGGCGGCCGGCCTGCCGGGACGTGTCATGTGCTGGCTCTGGACCCCGGGCGGCCCCTGGGCCGAGGCCATCGAGGCCGACGTCGACGTGTCGGTCAGCGGGATGTGGGCGCTGCGGGAGGCCGTGGCGGCCGCCGAGGCCGTCGGGACGCGGGCCCGGGTGCAGCTCAAGGCCGACACCGGCCTCGGGCGCGCCGGCTGCCAGCCCGCCGACTGGGCCGAGCTCGTCGCCGAGGCCCTGGCCGCCGAGGCGCGCGGGCTGATCACCGTGACCGGACTCTGGTCCCACTTCGCCTGCGCCGACGAGCCGGGCCACCCCTCGACAAAGGCCCAGCTCGCGCTGTTCCGCGAGATGGTGTCGTACGCCGAGGAGCAGGGGGTCCGCCCCGAGGTGCGGCACATCGCCAACTCGCCCGCGGCCCTGACCCTCCCCGAGAGCCACTTCGATCTCGTACGGACCGGGATCGCGGTCTACGGGATCTCGCCGAGCCCCGAGATCGGCACCCCCGCCGACTTCGGCCTGCGCCCGGTGATGACGCTGAGCGCGTCGCTCGCGCTGGTCAAGCACGTACCGTCCGGCCACGGCGTGAGCTACGGCCATCACTACGTCACCCCGGGCGAGACCACCCTCGGCCTCGTCCCCGTCGGCTATGCGGACGGCATCCCCCGGCACGCGTCGGGCACCGGTCCCGTCCTGGTCGGCGGCAAGTGGCGTACCGTCGCGGGCCGGGTCGCCATGGACCAGTTCGTCGTCGACCTCGGCGGTGACGAGCCGGAGCCCGGCGCCCGTGCCGTCCTGTTCGGACCCGGCGACGGCGGTGAGCCCACCGCCGAGGACTGGGCGCGTGCGGCGGGCACCATCGCGTACGAGATCGTCACGCGCATCGGAACCCGCGTTCCGCGCGTCTACGTGAAGGTGAAAGAGGAACAAGACGGGTAG
- the tsaD gene encoding tRNA (adenosine(37)-N6)-threonylcarbamoyltransferase complex transferase subunit TsaD, giving the protein MADEPLVLGIETSCDETGVGIVRGHTLLADAIASSVDEHARFGGVVPEVASRAHLEAMVPTIQRALKDAGVSAGDLDGIAVTAGPGLAGALLVGVSAAKAYAYALGKPLYGVNHLASHICVDQLEHGALPEPTMALLVSGGHSSLLLSTDITSDVRPMGATIDDAAGEAFDKIARVLNLGFPGGPVIDRYAKEGDPNAITFPRGLTGPRDPAYDFSFSGLKTSVARWIEAKRAAGEDVPVRDVAASFQEAVVDVLTRKAVRACKDEGVDHLMIGGGVAANSRLRVLAQERCEAAGIRLRVPRPKLCTDNGAMVAALGAEMVARNRAASDWDLSADSSLPVTDPHVPGRGHTHTHDHVHEVAKENLYP; this is encoded by the coding sequence ATGGCTGACGAACCGCTCGTCCTCGGCATCGAGACCTCCTGCGACGAGACCGGTGTCGGCATCGTCCGCGGGCACACCCTGCTCGCGGACGCGATCGCGTCGAGCGTCGACGAGCACGCGCGCTTCGGCGGGGTCGTTCCCGAGGTCGCGTCCCGGGCCCACCTGGAGGCGATGGTCCCGACCATCCAGCGGGCGCTGAAGGACGCGGGTGTGTCGGCCGGGGACCTGGACGGCATCGCGGTCACCGCCGGACCCGGGCTCGCCGGGGCGCTGCTCGTCGGGGTCTCGGCCGCGAAGGCGTACGCGTACGCGCTGGGCAAGCCGCTGTACGGCGTCAACCACCTCGCCTCCCACATCTGTGTGGACCAGCTGGAGCACGGCGCCCTGCCGGAGCCCACGATGGCCCTGCTGGTGTCCGGCGGACACTCCTCGCTGCTGCTGTCCACCGACATCACCTCCGACGTACGGCCGATGGGCGCGACCATCGACGACGCGGCGGGCGAGGCCTTCGACAAGATCGCGCGCGTGCTGAACCTAGGCTTCCCGGGCGGCCCGGTCATCGACCGGTACGCCAAGGAGGGCGACCCGAACGCCATCACGTTCCCGCGCGGTCTGACCGGGCCGCGCGACCCGGCCTACGACTTCTCCTTCTCCGGTCTCAAGACCTCCGTGGCCCGCTGGATCGAGGCCAAGCGGGCGGCCGGGGAGGACGTGCCGGTGCGCGACGTGGCCGCGTCCTTCCAGGAGGCCGTGGTGGACGTGCTCACCCGCAAGGCCGTCCGCGCCTGCAAGGACGAGGGCGTCGACCACCTCATGATCGGCGGTGGCGTGGCCGCGAACTCCCGGCTGCGCGTGCTCGCCCAGGAGCGCTGCGAGGCCGCCGGTATCCGGCTGCGGGTGCCGCGCCCCAAGCTGTGCACGGACAACGGCGCGATGGTCGCCGCGCTGGGCGCCGAGATGGTCGCCCGGAACCGGGCCGCCTCCGACTGGGACCTTTCGGCGGACTCGTCGCTGCCGGTGACCGATCCGCACGTGCCGGGGCGCGGGCACACGCACACGCACGATCACGTGCACGAGGTCGCGAAGGAGAACCTCTACCCGTGA
- a CDS encoding glycoside hydrolase family 3 N-terminal domain-containing protein — MTTAPWRDPALPAATRVDDLLSRMTLEEKTAQLYGVWVGADTDGGGVAPLQSEMSSDHDWDELITLGLGQLTRSFGTAPVDPALGAQALARAQRRIIEASRFGIPAVAHEECLAGFTAWQATAYPVPLSWGATFHPELVEELGRRIGEDLRSVGVHQGLAPVLDVVRDLRWGRVEETIGEDPYLVGTVATAYVRGLESAGIVATLKHFAGYAASAGARNLAPVRAGVRELADITLPPFEMALREGGARSVMAAYNDTDGVPASADPQLLTELLRDEWGFTGTVVSDYFGVGFLQTLHRVAGTEAEAAHKALEAGIDVELPTLKCYGEPLVAAVRAGTVPESLIDRAARRVLLQKCELGLLDEDWRPETGRTVDLDSPGNRALARKLAEESVVLLDNADGVLPLAPDTRIAVVGPRAADPLAMLGCYSFPSHVLTHHPEVPTGVDIPTVLDALRAELPDAKVTFAQGCGVSDADRSGFEEAVARAAEADVCVAVLGDRAGLFGQGTSGEGCDVADLGLPGVQGELLDALVATGVPVVLVLLTGRPYALGRWQDRLGGVVQAFFPGEEGGPAVAGVLSGRVGPSGRLPVSVPRDPGGQPWTYLQPPLGLAGEVSNLDPTPLYPFGHGRSYTSFDWEPAEVPETGIGTDGSYDVSVTVRNTGERAGAEVVQLYLHDPVASVTRPDVRLIGYRRLDLAPGEARRVTFRFHADLSAFTDRTGTRVVEPGALELRLAASSADVRHTARLNLTGPVRKLGTDRRMRCESEVAQVS, encoded by the coding sequence ATGACCACCGCTCCCTGGCGCGATCCCGCCCTGCCCGCCGCGACCCGCGTCGACGACCTGCTCTCCCGGATGACCCTGGAGGAGAAGACCGCCCAGCTCTACGGCGTGTGGGTGGGCGCCGACACGGACGGCGGCGGAGTCGCCCCGCTCCAGAGCGAGATGTCCTCCGACCACGACTGGGACGAGCTGATCACCCTCGGTCTCGGCCAGCTCACCCGCTCCTTCGGCACCGCCCCCGTGGACCCGGCGCTGGGCGCGCAGGCCCTTGCCCGCGCCCAGCGCCGGATCATCGAAGCGAGCCGCTTCGGCATACCCGCGGTCGCCCATGAGGAGTGCCTGGCGGGCTTCACGGCCTGGCAGGCGACGGCGTACCCGGTCCCGCTGTCCTGGGGCGCCACCTTCCACCCGGAGCTGGTGGAGGAGCTGGGCCGGCGCATCGGCGAGGACCTGCGCTCGGTCGGCGTCCACCAGGGCCTCGCACCGGTCCTGGACGTGGTCCGCGACCTGCGCTGGGGCAGGGTGGAGGAGACCATCGGCGAGGACCCGTACCTGGTCGGCACCGTCGCCACCGCCTACGTACGCGGCCTGGAGTCGGCCGGGATCGTGGCCACGCTCAAGCACTTCGCCGGGTACGCGGCCTCGGCCGGCGCCCGGAACCTGGCGCCGGTGCGAGCGGGTGTGCGCGAGCTCGCCGACATCACGCTGCCGCCGTTCGAGATGGCGCTCCGCGAGGGCGGCGCCCGTTCGGTGATGGCCGCCTACAACGACACGGACGGCGTCCCGGCGTCGGCCGACCCGCAGCTGCTGACCGAGCTGCTGCGCGACGAGTGGGGCTTCACCGGCACGGTGGTCTCGGACTACTTCGGTGTCGGCTTCCTCCAGACGCTGCACCGGGTGGCCGGCACCGAGGCCGAGGCGGCGCACAAGGCGCTGGAGGCCGGCATCGATGTCGAGCTGCCCACGCTGAAGTGCTACGGCGAGCCGCTGGTGGCCGCCGTCCGCGCGGGCACCGTCCCCGAGTCGCTCATCGACCGGGCGGCCCGCCGGGTGCTGCTCCAGAAGTGCGAACTCGGCCTGCTGGACGAGGACTGGCGGCCGGAGACCGGCCGGACCGTCGACCTGGACTCCCCGGGCAACCGGGCGCTCGCCCGCAAGCTCGCCGAGGAGTCGGTGGTCCTGCTGGACAACGCGGACGGCGTGCTGCCGCTGGCCCCGGACACCCGGATCGCGGTGGTCGGTCCCCGCGCGGCGGACCCCCTGGCGATGCTCGGCTGCTACTCGTTCCCCTCGCACGTGCTCACGCACCACCCCGAGGTGCCCACAGGTGTGGACATCCCGACCGTGCTCGACGCGCTGCGCGCCGAACTGCCGGACGCCAAGGTGACGTTCGCGCAGGGCTGCGGGGTCTCGGACGCGGACCGGTCCGGTTTCGAGGAGGCGGTGGCGCGGGCCGCCGAGGCCGACGTGTGCGTGGCGGTGCTCGGCGACCGGGCCGGGCTGTTCGGCCAGGGCACCTCCGGCGAGGGCTGCGACGTGGCCGACCTCGGCCTGCCGGGTGTGCAGGGCGAGTTGCTGGACGCCCTGGTCGCCACGGGGGTCCCGGTGGTCCTGGTGCTGCTCACCGGTCGCCCCTACGCGCTGGGCCGCTGGCAGGACCGTCTCGGCGGCGTGGTCCAGGCGTTCTTCCCGGGCGAGGAGGGCGGCCCCGCGGTGGCGGGCGTGCTGTCCGGCCGGGTCGGCCCTTCGGGCAGGCTGCCGGTGAGCGTGCCGCGCGACCCGGGCGGCCAGCCGTGGACGTATCTCCAGCCGCCGCTGGGCCTGGCGGGCGAGGTCAGCAACCTGGACCCGACGCCGCTGTACCCGTTCGGCCACGGCCGCTCGTACACCTCGTTCGACTGGGAGCCGGCCGAGGTTCCCGAGACCGGGATCGGCACCGACGGTTCGTACGACGTGTCGGTGACCGTCCGCAACACCGGTGAGCGCGCGGGCGCCGAGGTCGTCCAGCTCTACCTGCACGACCCGGTGGCCTCGGTGACCCGCCCGGACGTGCGGCTGATCGGCTACCGGCGCCTGGACCTGGCACCGGGTGAGGCCCGCCGGGTGACGTTCCGCTTCCACGCGGACCTCTCGGCGTTCACCGACCGCACCGGCACCCGGGTCGTCGAACCGGGCGCCCTGGAGCTGCGGCTCGCCGCCTCCAGCGCGGACGTGCGCCACACGGCCCGGCTGAACCTGACGGGTCCGGTGCGGAAGCTCGGCACGGACCGGCGCATGCGCTGCGAGTCCGAGGTCGCGCAGGTGTCCTGA
- a CDS encoding alpha/beta fold hydrolase, whose product MSETSAEAVVSAASAAVASAGNWRRAGVAGAAIGVVAAGAAAGVAIERLTVGRGMRKKARLALDSTGPYGTLRGTPGKAYADDGTELYYEVDEAEPEASLAPRRRRLFGRKAPAPVTVVFSHGYCLNQDSWHFQRAALRGVVRTVHWDQRSHGRSGRGVAQLEDRKPVTIDQLGRDLLAVIEAAVPEGPIVLVGHSMGGMTVMALADQFPELIRDRVVAVALVGTSSGRLGEVNFGLPVAGVAAVRRVLPGVLKALGQQAALVERGRRATADLFTGVIKRYSFGGRDVDPAVERFAERMIESTPIDVVAEFYPAFTDHDKTAALARFAGMPVLVLAGVKDLVTPSEHSEAIADLLPDAELVLVPDAGHLVMLEHPEVVIDRLADLLVRAGAVPAGATVGGYGSTSSSAQPG is encoded by the coding sequence GTGAGCGAGACCAGTGCGGAGGCCGTCGTGAGCGCGGCCTCGGCAGCCGTCGCCTCCGCCGGGAACTGGCGCAGGGCCGGTGTCGCCGGCGCCGCGATAGGCGTGGTCGCGGCGGGCGCCGCGGCCGGAGTCGCGATCGAGCGGCTGACCGTCGGGCGCGGCATGCGCAAGAAGGCGCGTCTCGCCCTCGACTCGACGGGCCCGTACGGCACGCTGCGCGGCACGCCCGGCAAGGCGTACGCGGACGACGGCACCGAGCTGTACTACGAGGTCGACGAGGCCGAGCCGGAGGCCTCGCTCGCCCCGCGCCGACGCAGACTCTTCGGCCGCAAGGCCCCCGCCCCCGTCACCGTCGTCTTCAGCCACGGCTACTGCCTCAACCAGGACTCCTGGCACTTCCAGCGCGCCGCGCTGCGCGGTGTCGTGCGCACGGTGCACTGGGACCAGCGCAGCCACGGGCGGTCCGGGCGAGGTGTCGCCCAGTTGGAGGACCGCAAGCCGGTCACCATCGACCAGCTCGGCCGCGATCTGCTGGCCGTCATCGAGGCGGCGGTGCCCGAGGGCCCGATCGTGCTCGTCGGGCACTCCATGGGCGGCATGACCGTCATGGCGCTCGCCGACCAGTTCCCCGAGCTGATCCGCGACCGGGTCGTCGCCGTCGCCCTGGTCGGTACGTCGTCGGGGCGGCTCGGCGAGGTCAACTTCGGGCTGCCCGTCGCGGGCGTCGCCGCCGTGCGGCGGGTGCTTCCCGGTGTGCTGAAGGCGCTCGGGCAGCAGGCGGCCCTGGTGGAGCGGGGACGGCGGGCCACGGCCGACCTGTTCACCGGGGTCATCAAGCGGTACTCGTTCGGGGGCCGGGACGTCGATCCGGCCGTCGAGCGGTTCGCCGAGCGGATGATCGAGAGCACGCCGATCGACGTGGTCGCCGAGTTCTACCCGGCGTTCACCGACCACGACAAGACCGCGGCGCTCGCCCGTTTCGCCGGGATGCCCGTCCTCGTCCTCGCCGGGGTCAAGGACCTGGTGACGCCGAGCGAGCACAGCGAGGCCATCGCCGACCTGCTGCCGGACGCGGAGCTGGTGCTCGTGCCCGACGCGGGACACCTGGTCATGCTGGAGCACCCCGAGGTCGTCATAGACCGCCTCGCCGACCTCCTCGTGCGCGCCGGAGCCGTGCCGGCAGGGGCTACCGTTGGCGGCTATGGAAGCACCAGCAGCAGCGCACAACCCGGCTGA
- a CDS encoding carbohydrate ABC transporter permease: MSHDTLPRPVKTDSATTAERPARRRGHWARRANPLAGAGSLIWLAVVIIPIYAMFSASLTHQDEALGHNALKPPSHPTLDNYNTVLHNGFGHLLWNTVLAAAGVVLIVLVLCVPLSYVAVRTRSVWSGAAFRLFLLGVAIPAQAVVVPLYLMIAKLNLYDSLLAIVLPTAAFAMPVSVLILTGTLRDISEEMYEAMALDGASTTRMLFQLVIPMSKGGISTVVIYAALQAWNGFLFPLIFTQSDGPRVLTLGLFNYVSEFGVNIPAILASVVLSGAPIFIVYLVARRALVGGLMGVGGK, translated from the coding sequence ATGTCACACGACACTCTGCCCCGTCCCGTGAAGACGGACTCCGCCACGACGGCCGAGCGGCCCGCGCGCCGCCGCGGGCACTGGGCCAGGCGCGCCAACCCGCTCGCCGGCGCCGGCTCGCTGATCTGGCTGGCCGTCGTGATCATCCCGATCTACGCGATGTTCTCGGCCTCGCTCACCCACCAGGACGAGGCGCTGGGCCACAACGCCCTGAAGCCGCCGTCCCATCCGACCCTGGACAACTACAACACCGTCCTGCACAACGGCTTCGGCCACCTGCTGTGGAACACGGTGCTGGCCGCGGCCGGCGTCGTCCTGATCGTCCTGGTGCTGTGCGTCCCGCTGTCGTACGTGGCCGTGCGGACCCGCAGCGTCTGGTCGGGGGCAGCGTTCCGGCTGTTCCTGCTGGGCGTGGCGATCCCGGCGCAGGCCGTCGTGGTGCCGCTCTACCTGATGATCGCCAAGCTGAACCTCTACGACAGCCTGCTCGCGATCGTGCTGCCCACGGCCGCGTTCGCCATGCCGGTGTCGGTGCTGATCCTCACCGGCACCCTGCGGGACATCTCGGAGGAGATGTACGAGGCGATGGCGCTGGACGGCGCCTCCACCACCCGGATGCTGTTCCAGCTCGTCATCCCGATGTCCAAGGGCGGCATCAGCACCGTCGTCATCTACGCGGCGCTCCAGGCCTGGAACGGCTTCCTCTTCCCGCTGATCTTCACCCAGTCCGACGGACCACGGGTGCTGACCCTCGGCCTGTTCAACTACGTGAGCGAATTCGGCGTGAACATTCCCGCGATCCTCGCCTCGGTCGTCCTCTCCGGTGCCCCGATCTTCATCGTGTACCTGGTGGCCCGCCGCGCGCTGGTCGGCGGCCTCATGGGTGTGGGCGGCAAGTGA